A region of Pseudomonas putida DNA encodes the following proteins:
- a CDS encoding PDR/VanB family oxidoreductase, which translates to MNEQLLNVVVRKREIQGADVVVLDLGRADGAALPAFEAGAHVDIHVAPGVVRQYSLCSDPADATVYRLGVLKDPASRGGSVGVHETLLEGRELQISAPRNLFPLAPQASRSILLGGGIGITPMIAMAHALYQKGANFELHYCGRSRSRSAFLDALAAAPFAARVVTHFDDEAPAQRLNLEGVLGAPSQGTHLYTCGPSGFMDWVIEGARRQGYAEEQIHKEYFQVEVDGSGQGFEVVAARSNKTVQVAEGQTILEALAQVGIKIDISCEQGVCGTCMCEVLEGEPDHRDVYLTDEEKAANDQILVCCSRAKSNKLVLDI; encoded by the coding sequence ATGAATGAACAATTGTTGAACGTAGTCGTGCGCAAGCGCGAGATCCAAGGGGCCGACGTGGTCGTCCTCGACCTGGGGCGTGCCGACGGCGCAGCGTTGCCGGCCTTCGAGGCGGGCGCGCATGTCGATATCCATGTCGCGCCCGGCGTGGTGCGCCAGTACTCGCTGTGCAGTGACCCGGCCGATGCCACGGTGTATCGCCTGGGCGTGCTGAAAGACCCTGCGTCACGCGGCGGCTCGGTGGGCGTGCACGAGACGTTGCTGGAAGGGCGCGAGCTGCAGATCAGCGCGCCACGCAACCTGTTCCCGCTGGCGCCGCAGGCCAGCCGCTCGATCCTGCTGGGGGGCGGTATCGGCATTACGCCGATGATCGCCATGGCCCACGCCCTGTACCAAAAGGGCGCGAATTTCGAACTGCATTATTGCGGGCGCTCGCGTAGTCGCAGTGCGTTTCTCGATGCGTTGGCGGCGGCGCCGTTCGCCGCGCGGGTGGTGACCCACTTCGATGATGAAGCGCCGGCACAGCGCCTGAACCTGGAGGGCGTGCTGGGCGCTCCCAGCCAAGGCACCCACCTGTATACCTGTGGCCCGTCCGGTTTCATGGACTGGGTGATCGAAGGGGCGCGTCGGCAGGGTTATGCCGAAGAGCAGATCCACAAGGAGTACTTCCAGGTCGAGGTCGATGGCAGCGGCCAAGGTTTCGAAGTGGTGGCGGCGCGCAGTAACAAGACCGTGCAGGTGGCCGAGGGGCAGACCATCCTCGAAGCCCTCGCCCAGGTCGGCATCAAGATCGATATTTCCTGCGAGCAGGGTGTTTGCGGGACGTGCATGTGCGAGGTGCTCGAAGGCGAACCCGACCACCGCGATGTGTACCTGACCGATGAAGAGAAAGCCGCGAACGACCAGATTCTGGTGTGCTGCTCGCGGGCCAAGTCCAACAAGCTGGTGCTGGATATCTGA
- a CDS encoding SDR family NAD(P)-dependent oxidoreductase, which yields MNQVALVTGAGQGLGQRFCAQLLAAGFDVVVSDRDLALAQASAEHLLHGQPGQGGRTLAVKLDVASKADFEQALAQVLEHFGALHVVVNNAAVTKTTPLMQISPEEFDAVVGLNLRSVFLGCQVFGAHLAEAGYGRIINMASLAGQNGGTATGAHYAASKGAIVTLTKIFAKEFAARGVTVNAIAPGPIDSPAVHAAVPAERLPGLLANIPVQRLGDAGFLGDLIVQLARPEAYFTTGATWDVNGGLFMR from the coding sequence ATGAACCAAGTTGCATTGGTAACCGGCGCCGGCCAGGGCCTGGGCCAGCGCTTCTGCGCGCAACTGCTTGCCGCAGGCTTTGACGTGGTGGTCTCGGACCGAGACCTGGCACTTGCCCAGGCCAGCGCCGAACACCTGCTGCACGGGCAACCAGGGCAGGGCGGCCGCACCCTGGCGGTCAAGCTCGATGTCGCCAGCAAGGCCGATTTCGAGCAGGCCCTGGCCCAGGTGCTGGAGCATTTCGGTGCCCTGCACGTGGTGGTCAACAACGCCGCCGTGACCAAGACCACGCCGCTGATGCAGATCAGCCCGGAAGAGTTCGACGCGGTAGTCGGGCTGAACCTGCGCAGTGTGTTCCTCGGTTGCCAGGTGTTCGGCGCGCACCTGGCCGAGGCCGGCTACGGGCGGATCATCAACATGGCTTCGCTGGCCGGGCAGAACGGTGGCACCGCGACCGGCGCCCACTACGCGGCGAGCAAGGGCGCGATCGTCACCCTGACCAAGATCTTCGCCAAGGAATTCGCGGCCCGTGGCGTCACGGTCAACGCCATCGCCCCCGGCCCGATCGATTCGCCGGCGGTGCATGCCGCGGTGCCTGCCGAACGCCTGCCAGGGTTGCTGGCGAACATCCCGGTCCAGCGCCTGGGGGACGCCGGTTTCCTGGGCGACCTGATCGTGCAGTTGGCGCGGCCCGAGGCCTACTTCACCACCGGGGCGACCTGGGATGTGAACGGCGGCCTGTTCATGCGTTGA
- a CDS encoding aromatic-ring-hydroxylating dioxygenase subunit beta, with translation MDLNLLNEVTAYIWQEGDMLDHGEYDTWLGQWTEKGTYIIPIDPKESDHENTLNYAYDDHHMRGLRVQRLIGGESISTSPQPRTVRTLSRFRVLGDDGVNVTVRCAQNVREFRKESLKHYSADLTYTLVRADGGFKIHRKVISLINSDDTLAGIGYIL, from the coding sequence ATGGATCTGAACCTACTGAACGAAGTTACAGCCTACATCTGGCAGGAAGGCGACATGCTCGACCACGGCGAGTACGACACCTGGCTGGGCCAGTGGACCGAAAAAGGCACGTACATCATCCCCATCGACCCGAAGGAGAGCGACCACGAGAACACCCTCAACTACGCCTACGACGACCACCACATGCGTGGCCTGCGGGTACAGCGGTTGATCGGCGGCGAGTCGATTTCCACCAGCCCGCAACCACGCACCGTGCGCACGCTCTCGCGCTTCAGGGTACTGGGCGACGACGGCGTCAACGTCACCGTGCGCTGTGCGCAAAACGTGCGCGAGTTCCGCAAGGAAAGCCTCAAGCACTACAGCGCCGACCTGACCTACACCCTGGTGCGGGCCGATGGCGGTTTCAAGATCCACCGCAAGGTGATCAGCCTGATCAACAGTGACGATACCCTCGCCGGTATCGGCTACATCCTGTGA
- a CDS encoding aromatic ring-hydroxylating oxygenase subunit alpha: MSNLIPAVNLTVDPAELVQPDRVHTSLYTDPALFDAELQKIFHSTWVWVAHESEVPEPGSYKTTFIGKQPVIVVRDRKKAINVLLNRCRHRGATVCEHKKGKTNSFVCPYHGWGYALDGSLRGIPHPESYGDCLDKAELPLVSLRTESYAGMVFATFKDDIEPLEDFLGAAKKWIDLFMKQGAGYGIKVPGEHRFRFPGNWKIQLENTTDAYHFPLVHKSFLSSVDEQTLELFDFVKGPGYVEDLGNGHSVMVMIPELVDLEANLDKPIPERFESLAAELRDEGIDEQQVRRIVRAVGGSGFNLNLFPNVACSMAFFRVLQPISVTETEIHHSVITMDGGPAAANRYRLRLHEHFQGPMGFGTPDDSEAWERVQKGARAGEDLWIMLNRGLPGEKHSADGLVSDVSAETGMRAAYQQWKKMMTAERK; encoded by the coding sequence GTGAGCAACCTGATCCCCGCCGTCAACCTGACGGTCGACCCGGCCGAGCTGGTCCAGCCCGACCGCGTCCACACCTCCCTCTACACCGACCCGGCCCTGTTCGACGCAGAACTGCAGAAGATCTTCCACAGCACCTGGGTCTGGGTCGCCCACGAGAGCGAAGTGCCCGAGCCCGGCAGCTACAAGACCACCTTCATCGGCAAGCAGCCGGTGATCGTCGTGCGTGACCGCAAAAAGGCCATCAACGTGCTGCTCAACCGCTGCCGCCATCGCGGCGCCACCGTCTGCGAGCACAAGAAGGGCAAGACCAACAGCTTCGTCTGCCCCTACCACGGCTGGGGCTACGCCCTGGACGGCTCGCTGCGCGGCATCCCCCACCCGGAAAGCTACGGCGACTGCCTGGACAAAGCCGAGCTGCCATTGGTAAGCCTGCGCACCGAAAGCTACGCCGGCATGGTCTTCGCCACCTTCAAGGACGACATCGAACCGCTCGAAGACTTCCTCGGTGCGGCCAAGAAGTGGATTGACCTGTTCATGAAGCAAGGCGCCGGCTACGGCATCAAGGTCCCCGGCGAGCACCGCTTCCGCTTCCCCGGCAACTGGAAGATCCAGCTGGAAAACACCACCGACGCCTACCACTTCCCGTTGGTGCACAAAAGCTTCCTGTCCTCGGTCGATGAGCAGACCCTGGAGCTGTTCGACTTCGTCAAAGGCCCCGGCTACGTCGAGGATCTGGGCAACGGCCACAGCGTGATGGTGATGATCCCGGAGCTGGTGGACCTGGAAGCCAACCTCGACAAACCGATCCCCGAGCGCTTCGAATCCCTCGCCGCCGAGCTGCGCGACGAAGGCATCGACGAGCAGCAAGTGCGCCGTATCGTCCGCGCCGTCGGCGGCTCGGGCTTCAACCTCAACCTGTTTCCCAACGTCGCTTGCTCGATGGCGTTTTTCCGCGTGCTGCAGCCGATCTCGGTGACCGAGACCGAAATCCACCACTCGGTGATCACCATGGACGGCGGCCCCGCTGCGGCCAACCGCTACCGCCTGCGCCTGCACGAGCACTTCCAGGGCCCGATGGGCTTCGGCACCCCGGACGATTCCGAAGCCTGGGAGCGGGTGCAGAAAGGCGCCCGTGCCGGTGAAGACCTGTGGATCATGCTCAACCGTGGCCTGCCCGGTGAGAAGCACAGCGCAGACGGCCTGGTCTCTGACGTGAGCGCCGAAACCGGCATGCGCGCGGCGTACCAGCAGTGGAAGAAGATGATGACGGCGGAGCGCAAGTGA